Proteins from one Longimicrobium sp. genomic window:
- the truB gene encoding tRNA pseudouridine(55) synthase TruB, which yields MNGVLPVDKPVGPTSHDVVGAVRRALRIKQVGHTGTLDPFASGLLLVCIGPATRLAEYITPLPKTYLATMRLGEATDTDDHTGTVVSSSESWRDVSAEAIEAALMAQVGEIDQVPPAYSAKKVAGERMYDVARRGGEVDLPPVRVTIHSLQVVSIDLPDVVFEVECGSGTYIRAIARDVGRALGVGGHLRELRRTRIGAHDVARAVPVDQLGDEALVASALIAPAGAVSHLAHGRVDERGVADLGFGRAVAVDAEIADGETVAVLAPDGGLLAIGEAAGGRVRPRKVFAAGA from the coding sequence GTGAACGGTGTTCTTCCGGTAGACAAGCCCGTCGGGCCCACCTCGCACGACGTGGTGGGCGCGGTTCGCCGCGCGCTGAGGATCAAGCAGGTGGGGCACACGGGAACGCTGGATCCCTTCGCCTCCGGCCTGCTGCTGGTCTGCATCGGCCCGGCGACGCGGCTGGCGGAGTACATCACGCCGCTGCCTAAGACCTATCTCGCTACGATGCGCCTGGGCGAGGCGACCGACACGGATGACCACACGGGAACGGTCGTTTCGTCGTCCGAGTCGTGGCGCGACGTGTCCGCCGAGGCCATCGAGGCGGCGCTGATGGCGCAGGTGGGCGAAATCGACCAGGTGCCGCCGGCGTACTCCGCCAAGAAGGTGGCGGGCGAGCGGATGTACGACGTGGCGCGGCGGGGCGGGGAGGTAGACCTTCCGCCCGTGCGCGTCACCATCCATTCGCTCCAGGTCGTCTCCATCGACCTTCCTGATGTCGTCTTTGAAGTGGAGTGCGGCAGCGGCACGTACATCCGCGCCATCGCGCGCGACGTAGGGCGCGCGCTCGGCGTGGGCGGCCACCTGCGTGAGCTGCGCCGCACCCGCATCGGCGCGCACGACGTCGCCCGCGCCGTGCCCGTCGACCAGCTCGGTGATGAAGCGCTCGTCGCCTCCGCGCTGATCGCTCCCGCGGGCGCGGTCTCGCACCTCGCGCACGGGCGCGTGGACGAGCGCGGCGTGGCGGACCTGGGCTTTGGCCGCGCGGTCGCCGTCGACGCGGAGATTGCGGATGGTGAGACGGTCGCGGTCCTCGCTCCGGACGGCGGGCTGCTGGCCATCGGCGAGGCGGCGGGCGGGCGGGTAAGGCCGCGCAAGGTGTTCGCGGCGGGCGCGTGA
- the rbfA gene encoding 30S ribosome-binding factor RbfA has protein sequence MPKFRRTDRINEQLKQEISLLIRDQVRDPRVGLATITAVQTSPELDHAKVYITALGDEAEREEILVGLRSAAPFIRRELGKSLQMRRIPELHFEIDRVLAEAMRIEQLLREALPYDASASAAADEDAADAVEESAEEQAAAGDQAEGEGRE, from the coding sequence ATGCCCAAGTTCAGGCGGACCGACCGCATCAACGAGCAGCTGAAGCAGGAGATTTCGCTGCTGATCCGCGACCAGGTGCGCGACCCGCGGGTGGGGCTCGCCACCATCACGGCCGTGCAGACCTCGCCCGAGCTGGACCACGCCAAGGTGTACATCACCGCCCTGGGCGACGAGGCCGAGCGCGAGGAGATCCTCGTCGGGCTGCGCAGCGCGGCGCCCTTCATCCGCCGCGAGCTGGGCAAGAGCCTGCAGATGCGCCGCATCCCGGAGCTTCACTTCGAGATCGACCGCGTGCTGGCCGAGGCCATGCGGATCGAGCAGCTGCTTCGCGAGGCGCTTCCCTACGACGCCTCCGCGTCCGCAGCCGCGGATGAGGACGCGGCCGATGCCGTCGAAGAGTCGGCCGAGGAGCAGGCCGCGGCTGGCGATCAGGCCGAGGGCGAGGGCCGGGAGTGA
- a CDS encoding DUF503 domain-containing protein: MVVGLVVWELHIPGCASLKEKRSVVKSLKDRLHAKFNVSAAETAHQDLLQRSEIAVTVVSGDRKHAQSVLSSADRLVAEEGRARIIDSYTTFY, translated from the coding sequence ATGGTCGTGGGGCTGGTGGTCTGGGAGCTTCACATCCCCGGCTGCGCCTCTCTCAAGGAGAAGCGCTCGGTGGTGAAGAGCCTCAAGGACCGCCTGCACGCGAAGTTCAACGTGTCGGCCGCCGAAACGGCGCACCAGGACCTGCTTCAGCGGTCCGAGATCGCCGTCACCGTGGTTTCGGGCGACCGGAAGCACGCCCAGTCGGTGCTTTCCTCGGCGGACCGGCTGGTGGCCGAAGAGGGCAGGGCGCGGATCATCGATTCGTACACGACGTTCTACTAG